The Ziziphus jujuba cultivar Dongzao chromosome 7, ASM3175591v1 genome includes a region encoding these proteins:
- the LOC107424427 gene encoding uncharacterized protein At1g76070-like: MGKALEMKGKILKFLTQAASKITFTNTLTSPRVSTSSGKGLTSPRPIISIIPAEARTKPKNGSFEAKEPTSPEVSCFGQVNKKKKKSKLSNKRVCPPPQRETLQISCPKEVKKQKPKPKSPSMFKFLKGHKKSGKYDGLVDEPVAAERVPSLGQMNQFSSARGVLTNFEWTAQCGFDEEGKEGIDGDEKVIVPFSAPIEVRERVAVQPKREINLWRRRAIAPPVPLQL; this comes from the coding sequence ATGGGGAAGGCATTAGAAATGAAGGGCAAGATCTTGAAGTTCCTAACGCAAGCTGCCTCTAAAATTACCTTCACAAATACGCTTACTAGTCCTCGTGTAAGCACTTCATCAGGCAAAGGATTAACCAGTCCAAGGCCAATCATATCTATTATTCCTGCTGAAGCTAGAACAAAACCAAAGAATGGAAGTTTTGAAGCAAAAGAACCAACTTCACCCGAAGTCTCTTGCTTTGGCCAAgtcaacaagaagaagaagaaaagcaagTTATCTAATAAGCGGGTTTGCCCCCCACCACAAAGAGAAACCTTGCAAATTTCGTGTCCTAAAGAGGTGAAGAAGCAGAAGCCGAAGCCCAAGTCACCGAGCATGTTCAAGTTCCTTAAAGGACATAAAAAAAGTGGTAAATATGATGGTCTTGTAGATGAGCCAGTGGCTGCTGAAAGAGTTCCTTCACTGGGTCAGATGAATCAGTTTTCTAGCGCTCGGGGTGTGTTAACAAATTTTGAGTGGACGGCTCAGTGTGGTTTTGATGAAGAAGGGAAAGAAGGAATTGATGGAGATGAGAAAGTGATTGTCCCATTTTCGGCCCCCATTGAGGTGAGGGAAAGAGTAGCCGTTCAGCCTAAGAGAGAAATAAATTTGTGGAGAAGAAGGGCTATAGCTCCTCCTGTTCCCCTTCAATTGTAA
- the LOC107424459 gene encoding DNA-directed RNA polymerase II subunit RPB1, protein MDIRFPFSPAEIAKVRMVQFGILSPDEIRQMSVLQIEHSETMMGGKPKPAGLSDPRLGTIDRKIKCDTCTANMAECPGHFGHLELAKPMFHIGFMKTVLSIMRCVCFNCSKILVDEEDHKFKQALRIKNPKNRLKKILDACKNKTKCEGGDEIAVQGQESEEPVKKSRGGCGAQQPKFSIDGMKMIAEYKAQRKKSDDQEQLPEPVERKQTLTAERVLSVLKRISDEDCELLGLDPKYARPDWMILQVLPIPPPPVRPSVMMDTSSRSEDDLTHQLAMIIRHNENLRRQERNGSPAHIISEFAQLLQFHIATYFDNELPGLPRATQRSGRPIKSICSRLKAKEGRIRGNLMGKRVDFSARTVITPDPTINIDELGVPWSIALNLTYPETVTPYNIERLKELVEYGPHPPPGKTGAKYIIRDDGQRLDLRYLKKSSDHHLELGYKVERHLNDGDFVLFNRQPSLHKMSIMGHRIKIMPYSTFRLNLSVTSPYNADFDGDEMNMHVPQSFETRAEVLELMMVPKCVVSPQSNRPVMGIVQDTLLGCRKITKRDTFIEKDVFMNILMWWEDFDGKVPAPAILKPQPLWTGKQVFNLIIPKQINLNRTSSWHSESETGHITPGDTFVRIEKGELLFGTLCKKTLGTSTGSLIHVIWEEVGPDAARKFLGHTQWLVNYWLLQNAFSIGIGDTIADASTMEKINETITKAKNDVKELIRKAQARDLEAEPGRTMMESFENKVNQVLNRARDDAGSSAQKSLSESNNLKAMVTAGSKGSFINISQMTACVGQQNVEGKRIPYGFIDRTLPHFTKDDYGPESRGFVENSYLRGLTPQEFFFHAMGGREGLIDTAVKTSETGYIQRRLVKAMEDIMVKYDGTVRNSLGDVIQFLYGEDGMDSVWIESQKLDSLKMKKTEFDRVFKYEFDDENWNPNYMMPEHIDDLKTIREFRNVFDAEVQKLDTDRFQLGTEIATTGDNSWPLPVNLKRLIQNAQKTFKIDYRRTSDMHPMEIVEAIDKLQERLKVVPGDDLLSVEAQKNATLFFNILLRSTFASKRVLEEYRLTREAFEWVIGEIESRFLQSLVAPGEMIGCVAAQSIGEPATQMTLNTFHYAGVSAKNVTLGVPRLREIINVAKRIKTPSLSVYLKPEANKTKERAKNVQCALEYTTLRSVTQATEVWYDPDPTSTLIEEDVDFVRSYYEMPDEEINPDKISPWLLRIELNREMMVDKKLSMADIAEKINLEFDDDLTCIFNDDNAEKLILRIRIMNDESPKGDMNDESAEDDVFLKKIESNMLTEMALRGIPDINKVFIKNGKVNKFDEIEGFKPETEWMLDTEGVNLLAVMCHEDVDARRTTSNHLIEVIEVLGIEAVRRSLLDELRVVISFDGSYVNYRHLAILCDTMTYRGHLMAITRHGINRNDTGPMMRCSFEETVDILLDAAVYAERDYLRGVTENIMLGQLAPIGTGDCSLYLNDEMLKNAIELQLPSYMDGLDFGMTPSRSPVSGTPYHEGLMSPSYLLSPNLRLSPISDAQFSPYVGGMAFSPTSSPGYSPSSPGYSPSSPGYSPTSPGYSPTSPGYSPTSPGYSPTSPTYSPSSPGYSPTSPAYSPTSPSYSPTSPSYSPTSPSYSPTSPSYSPTSPSYSPTSPSYSPTSPAYSPTSPAYSPTSPAYSPTSPSYSPTSPSYSPTSPSYSPTSPSYSPTSPSYSPTSPSYSPTSPAYSPTSPGYSPTSPSYSPTSPSYSPTSPSYNPQSAKYSPSLAYSPSSPRLSPSSPYSPTSPNYSPTSPSYSPTSPSYSPSSPTYSPSSPYNSGVSPDYSPSSPQYSPSAGYSPSQPGYSPSSTSQYTPQTSEKDDKDDRSTR, encoded by the exons ATGGATATAAGATTTCCATTCTCGCCGGCGGAGATCGCCAAAGTCCGGATGGTTCAGTTCGGCATACTCAGTCCCGACGAGATT AGACAAATGTCGGTATTACAGATTGAGCACAGTGAGACTATGATGGGGGGTAAGCCGAAGCCTGCTGGTCTGAGCGACCCCCGGCTTGGTACAATTGATAGGAAGATAAAGTGCGATACTTGCACAGCGAACATGGCTGAGTGCCCGGGTCACTTTGGTCACCTCGAGCTTGCCAAGCCAATGTTCCATATCGGGTTTATGAAGACTGTGCTTAGCATAATGCGTTGTGTTTGCTTCAATTGCTCTAAAATTCTTGTTGATGAG GAAGACCACAAGTTTAAGCAAGCTTTGAGAATTAAGAACCCAAAAAATAGGCTAAAAAAGattttggatgcttgcaagaacaaaacaaaatgtgAAGGTGGTGATGAAATTGCTGTCCAAGGTCAAGAATCTGAAGAACCTGTGAAGAAAAGTCGGGGTGGCTGTGGTGCTCAGCAGCCAAAGTTCTCTATAGATGGTATGAAAATGATTGCAGAGTACAAAGCTCAAAGGAAAAAAAGCGATGACCAGGAACAGCTTCCTGAACCTGTGGAAAGGAAACAAACACTTACTGCAGAAAGG GTTCTTAGTGTTTTGAAGAGGATAAGTGATGAGGATTGTGAACTTTTAGGCTTAGATCCCAAGTATGCCCGCCCAGATTGGATGATTCTGCAAGTCCTTCCAATTCCTCCACCTCCCGTGAGGCCTTCAGTAATGATGGATACATCCTCGAGGAGTGAG GATGATTTAACACATCAGTTGGCAATGATCATAAGGCATAATGAGAACCTGAGGAGACAGGAGAGAAATGGGTCACCTGCTCATATCATCTCGGAGTTTGCACAGCTGTTGCAGTTCCATATTGCCACATATTTTGACAATGAGTTGCCGGGGCTGCCTAGG gCTACACAAAGATCAGGAAGGCCTATTAAATCAATATGCAGTAGACTTAAAGCAAAAGAAGGCCGGATTAGAGGGAACTTGATGGGGAAACGAGTTGATTTTTCTGCACGAACAGTTATTACACCTGACCCTACCATTAACATTGATGAATTGGGAGTTCCATGGAGTATTGCTTTAAATCTCACATATCCAGAGACAGTGACTCCCTACAACATTGAAAG GTTGAAGGAGCTTGTTGAGTATGGGCCCCACCCCCCACCTGGTAAAACTGGTGCCAAGTATATCATAAGGGATGATGGACAAAGGCTTGATCTTCGTTACTTGAAGAAAAGTAGTGATCATCATTTGGAGCTAGGATACAAG GTGGAGCGCCATTTGAATGATGGGGACTTTGTCCTCTTCAATCGTCAACCTAGTCTGCATAAAATGTCTATTATGGGGCATAGAATCAAGATCATGCCTTATTCGACTTTCCGTCTGAATTTATCTGTCACTTCGCCTTACAATGCTGATTTCGATGGTGATGAAATGAACATGCATGTTCCTCAGTCTTTCGAAACTAGGGCTGAAGTATTGGAGCTCATGATGGTGCCCAAATGCGTTGTGTCCCCTCAGTCAAATCGACCTGTAATGGGAATAGTTCAGGATACACTATTAGGTTGTCGTAAGATCACAAAGAGGGATACTTTCATAGAGAAG GACGTTTTTATGAACATCTTGATGTGGTGGGAGGACTTTGATGGAAAAGTTCCTGCTCCTGCAATTTTAAAGCCTCAGCCTCTTTGGACAGGAAAACAAgtttttaatcttattattcCAAAGCAGATAAATCTTAATAGAACTTCTTCCTGGCACTCAGAGTCAGAAACTGGACATATAACTCCAGGGGATACTTTTGTTAGAATAGAAAAGGGAGAACTTCTTTTTGGGACTCTTTGCAAGAAGACACTAGGGACATCTACAGGAAGTCTTATACATGTCATATG GGAAGAAGTTGGTCCAGATGCAGCCCGCAAATTTCTGGGTCATACACAGTGGCTTGTTAATTACTGGCTTCTGCAGAATGCTTTTAGCATTGGAATTGGAGATACAATTGCTGATGCATCAACCatggaaaaaattaatgaaaccaTTACCAAGGCAAAAAATGATGTGAAAGAACTTATCAGGAAAGCCCAAGCAAGGGACCTAGAAGCTGAACCTGGACGAACCATGATGGAATCTTTTGAAAACAAAGTGAATCAG GTGTTGAATAGGGCTCGTGATGATGCTGGAAGTAGTGCCCAAAAAAGTTTATCTGAGAGTAACAATCTTAAGGCTATGGTTACTGCAGGATCTAAAGGCAGTTTCATTAACATCTCACAGATGACTGCTTGTGTGGGGCAGCAAAATGTTGAGGGTAAGCGAATCCCATATGGGTTCATAGATCGGACATTACCCCACTTTACCAAAGATGACTATGGGCCAGAAAGTCGTGGCTTCGTAGAGAACTCATACCTGCGAGGACTGACCCCACAGGAGTTCTTTTTTCATGCAATGGGTGGTAGGGAAGGTCTTATAGATACTGCAGTGAAGACTTCTGAAACTGGATACATCCAGAGGAGACTGGTGAAGGCTATGGAGGATATTATGGTCAAATATGACGGGACTGTAAGGAATTCATTAGGGGATGTCATTCAATTTCTTTATGGGGAAGATGGAATGGATTCTGTTTGGATAGAATCCCAAAAACTGGAttctttgaaaatgaaaaaaacagaaTTTGATAGGGTTTTCAAGTATGAGTTTGATGATGAAAATTGGAATCCAAATTACATGATGCCAGAACATATTGATGATCTGAAAACCATCAGAGAGTTCCGCAATGTGTTTGATGCTGAAGTTCAAAAACTTGATACCGATAGATTTCAACTGGGAACAGAAATTGCAACCACAGGTGATAATTCATGGCCTTTGCCTGTTAACTTGAAGAGGCTTATCCAGAACGCACAAAAGACTTTCAAGATTGATTACCGCAGGACATCTGATATGCATCCAATGGAAATAGTCGAAGCTATTGATAAGCTTCAGGAGAGGCTGAAAGTTGTTCCTGGTGACGACTTGTTGAGTGTAGAAGCTCAAAAGAATGCTACACTCTTCTTCAACATTTTGCTTCGAAGCACTTTTGCTAGCAAAAGGGTGCTGGAAGAGTATAGGCTCACTCGTGAAGCATTTGAATGGGTTATTGGTGAGATAGAGTCACGCTTCTTACAATCACTGGTAGCACCTGGAGAAATGATTGGATGTGTTGCTGCACAATCTATTGGTGAACCTGCCACTCAGATGACTCTTAATACCTTCCACTATGCTGGTGTGAGTGCAAAGAATGTGACACTTGGTGTTCCCAGGTTGCGAGAAATCATTAATGTGGCTAAAAGGATTAAAACACCATCTCTCTCTGTCTACTTAAAACCTGAAGCTAATAAAACGAaggagagagccaaaaatgttcaGTGTGCTTTGGAATACACCACTCTGCGGAGTGTAACTCAAGCTACAGAAGTATGGTATGATCCGGATCCCACAAGCACACTGATAGAGGAGGATGTTGATTTTGTCAGATCTTACTATGAAATGCCAGATGAAGAGATCAACCCTGACAAAATTTCTCCCTGGTTGCTTCGCATAGAGTTGAATCGTGAAATGATGGTGGATAAGAAGTTAAGCATGGCCGACATTGCTGAGAAGATCAACCTTGAATTTGATGATGATTTGACTTGCATATTCAATGATGATAATGCTGAAAAACTTATCCTTCGAATTCGTATCATGAATGATGAGTCTCCAAAAGGGGACATGAATGATGAGTCTGCTGAAGATGATGTTTTCTTGAAGAAGATTGAGAGTAACATGCTGACAGAAATGGCACTCCGTGGTATTCCAGATATTAACAAGGTGTTTATAAAGAACGGTAAAGTAAACAAATTTGATGAGATTGAGGGATTTAAACCAGAGACTGAGTGGATGCTGGATACAGAAGGAGTTAATCTTTTAGCTGTCATGTGCCATGAAGATGTTGATGCAAGGAGGACAACAAGTAATCACTTGATTGAAGTTATTGAGGTTCTTGGAATTGAGGCGGTTCGTCGCTCACTATTGGATGAATTGCGTGTTGTTATATCTTTTGATGGATCATATGTGAACTACCGGCATCTGGCTATCCTTTGTGACACCATGACCTATCGTGGCCACTTGATGGCCATTACTCGTCATGGTATTAATCGGAATGACACTGGACCAATGATGCGATGCTCATTTGAAGAAACTGTGGACATTCTTCTCGATGCTGCGGTGTATGCTGAAAGAGATTACTTGAGGGGTGTAACTGAGAATATTATGTTAGGTCAGCTTGCACCAATTGGCACAGGAGATTGTTCTCTTTATCTCAATGATGAGATGTTGAAGAATGCTATTGAACTCCAGCTACCTAGTTACATGGATGGTCTTGATTTTGGCATGACACCATCTCGTTCTCCAGTCTCGGGAACTCCATATCATGAGGGTTTGATGTCCCCGAGCTATCTATTGAGTCCAAATCTTCGTTTGTCACCCATCTCAGATGCCCAATTTTCTCCATATGTTGGAGGAATGGCCTTTTCTCCTACTTCCTCTCCTGGCTATAGTCCATCATCGCCAGGCTACAGTCCATCATCTCCCGGATATAGTCCTACTTCTCCTGGTTATAGCCCTACATCACCTGGCTACAGTCCCACCTCTCCTGGCTATAGTCCCACTTCCCCAACCTATAGTCCTAGTTCACCGGGTTATAGTCCAACAAGTCCTGCCTATTCTCCTACTAGTCCATCGTATTCTCCCACCTCACCCAGTTATAGTCCAACCTCTCCGAGCTACAGTCCAACATCTCCCAGTTACAGCCCCACATCTCCTAGTTACAGCCCCACATCTCCAAGTTATAGTCCGACATCTCCTGCATACAGCCCAACTTCGCCTGCATATAGTCCAACTTCCCCTGCATATAGTCCTACATCACCATCCTATAGCCCTACTTCTCCTTCATACAGCCCAACATCACCTTCGTACAGTCCCACATCTCCGTCTTACAGCCCCACATCTCCATCTTATAGCCCTACATCTCCGTCTTACAGCCCTACCTCGCCAGCCTATAGTCCCACTTCTCCTGGTTATAGTCCAACTTCACCAAGTTATAGCCCAACCTCACCCAGCTACAGCCCGACATCTCCAAGTTACAACCCTCAATCGGCAAAATACAGCCCTTCACTGGCATATTCTCCAAGCAGTCCAAGATTATCCCCATCTAGCCCTTATAGTCCTACATCTCCAAATTATAG CCCAACTTCACCATCATATTCACCCACATCTCCATCTTATTCTCCTTCAAGCCCCACGTACAGCCCCAGCAG CCCATATAACTCTGGAGTAAGCCCGGATTATAGCCCAAGTTCTCCGCAATATAG TCCAAGTGCAGGGTACTCGCCCAGTCAACCAGGGTACTCACCGTCATCAACCAGCCAATATACCCCACAAACAAGTGAGAAAGATGATAAAGATGACCGGAGTACTCGCTGA
- the LOC107405784 gene encoding uncharacterized protein LOC107405784 yields MASIYRCSECGANLNLNTVHLYPPDFYFEAGNKGTMSFSTVDTTKFIFEKEDKIRPFFETINYWGIQRKRTKLKCHSCSHLIGHIYDDGAPMTDSAGQFHFGPSQVIPRAPRYRLRTKALRISPET; encoded by the coding sequence ATGGCTTCGATATACAGATGTTCGGAATGCGGAGCGAACCTAAACCTAAACACAGTCCATCTGTACCCGCCGGATTTCTACTTTGAAGCCGGCAACAAGGGCACGATGTCATTCTCAACCGTGGATACAACCAAATTCATATTCGAGAAGGAGGACAAAATCCGACCTTTCTTCGAGACGATCAACTACTGGGGGATCCAGAGGAAAAGGACCAAGTTGAAGTGCCATAGCTGTAGCCACCTCATCGGGCATATCTACGATGATGGTGCTCCGATGACTGACAGTGCCGGCCAGTTTCATTTTGGACCCAGTCAGGTCATTCCTAGGGCTCCTCGCTACAGATTGAGGACCAAGGCCCTCCGTATTTCGCCTGAAACTTAA
- the LOC107424448 gene encoding uncharacterized protein LOC107424448, which yields MMLISLISAISPAELRKSRSDSAARKLMNMKHIEETVTVGAMIKDSVPSPPPPPPPFPRFSVRKSVPLSVTNQEIAKFWRNKLIVEEDHLLAAIKAAARLRARNLSEEDYRCFEESLDDKDRESKAVIITDIKNNEKNNEVRVGIKDWWTKSNYAYLNQPAMDSKDHPKRRTSNYIPNCFPYKPIPLYPTSLGVF from the exons ATGATGCTTATTTCTCTTATTTCTGCCATTTCACCGGCAGAACTGAGAAAATCAAGGAGTGACTCAGCAGCCAGAAAGTTGATGAACATGAAGCATATAGAGGAGACTGTAACTGTTGGTGCAATGATAAAAGACTCTGTTCCATCgccaccaccacctccaccgCCATTTCCAAGGTTCTCGGTTAGGAAGAGTGTTCCACTAAGCGTCACAAATCAAGAAATTGCTAAGTTCTGGAGGAACAAACTCATTGTGGAAGAAGATCACCTCCTTGCTGCTATTAAAGCTGCTGCACGCCTTAGGGCCCGTAATCTCTCG GAGGAGGATTACAGATGCTTTGAAGAGTCATTGGATGATAAGGACAGGGAGAGTAAAGCTGTTATTATCACtgacataaaaaataatgagaagAACAATGAAGTTCGTGTTGGAATAAAGGACTG GTGGACAAAAAGCAATTATGCATACTTGAACCAACCGGCCATGGATTCCAAAGATCATCCCAAAAGACGAACCTCTAATTATATTCCCAATTGTTTCCCTTACAAACCCATTCCTCTGTATCCTACCTCCCTCGGCGTTTTTTAG
- the LOC107424429 gene encoding probable prolyl 4-hydroxylase 10 isoform X2, translating into MAKPRYSRLPARKSSSSSLLLTLFVMFTFVILILVALGILSVPSSSGNSHKANDLSSIVRNSVDSEEDDDRKENWVEVISWEPRAVVYHNFLTKEECEYLIDLAKPHMHKSTVVDSETGKSKDSRVRTSSGTFLARGRDKIIRNIEKKIADFTFLPVENGEGLQVLHYEVGQKYEPHYDYFLDDYNTVNGGQRMATILMYLSDVEEGGETVFPAAKGNFSSVPWWNELSECGKKGLSVKPKMGDALLFWSMKPDASLDPSSLHGGCPVIKGNKWSSTKWVRVNEYKV; encoded by the exons ATGGCCAAGCCCAGATATTCACGTCTCCCAGCTCGGAAATCCTCATCTTCTTCTCTCCTTCTCACCTTGTTCGTAATGTTCACCTTCGTCATTCTCATTCTCGTCGCACTCGGAATCCTCTCCGTTCCTAGCAGTTCCGGTAACTCCCACAAGGCCAACGATCTCAGCTCAATTGTACGGAATAGTGTTGATAG cgaggaagatgatgatagaAAGGAAAACTGGGTGGAAGTGATCTCATGGGAGCCAAGAGCTGTCGTTTATCACAATTTCTTG ACAAAGGAGGAATGTGAGTATCTAATCGATCTTGCTAAGCCTCACATGCACAAGTCAACAGTTGTTGATAGTGAAACAGGAAAGAGTAAAGATAGCAG GGTACGTACTAGCTCTGGAACGTTTTTGGCAAGAGGACGAGATAAAATTATAAGGAACATTGAGAAAAAAATTGCTGATTTCACCTTTCTACCTGTTG AAAATGGGGAAGGACTTCAAGTTCTCCACTATGAAGTTGGACAGAAATACGAGCCCCACTATGACTACTTTCTTGATGACTACAACACCGTGAATGGTGGTCAACGCATGGCTACAATTCTTATGTACCT ATCAGATGTTGAAGAAGGGGGTGAAACAGTATTCCCTGCAGCCAAAGGGAATTTTAGCTCGGTTCCTTGGTGGAACGAGCTATCTGAATGTGGAAAGAAGGGACTTTCTGTTAAACCTAAGATGGGTGATGCATTGCTATTCTGGAGCATGAAGCCTGATGCAAGCTTAGATCCATCAAGTTTGCATG GTGGATGCCCTGTGATTAAAGGGAATAAGTGGTCATCTACTAAATGGGTGCGCGTCAATGAATACAAAGTTTGA
- the LOC107424429 gene encoding probable prolyl 4-hydroxylase 10 isoform X1, whose amino-acid sequence MAKPRYSRLPARKSSSSSLLLTLFVMFTFVILILVALGILSVPSSSGNSHKANDLSSIVRNSVDSSEEDDDRKENWVEVISWEPRAVVYHNFLTKEECEYLIDLAKPHMHKSTVVDSETGKSKDSRVRTSSGTFLARGRDKIIRNIEKKIADFTFLPVENGEGLQVLHYEVGQKYEPHYDYFLDDYNTVNGGQRMATILMYLSDVEEGGETVFPAAKGNFSSVPWWNELSECGKKGLSVKPKMGDALLFWSMKPDASLDPSSLHGGCPVIKGNKWSSTKWVRVNEYKV is encoded by the exons ATGGCCAAGCCCAGATATTCACGTCTCCCAGCTCGGAAATCCTCATCTTCTTCTCTCCTTCTCACCTTGTTCGTAATGTTCACCTTCGTCATTCTCATTCTCGTCGCACTCGGAATCCTCTCCGTTCCTAGCAGTTCCGGTAACTCCCACAAGGCCAACGATCTCAGCTCAATTGTACGGAATAGTGTTGATAG TAgcgaggaagatgatgatagaAAGGAAAACTGGGTGGAAGTGATCTCATGGGAGCCAAGAGCTGTCGTTTATCACAATTTCTTG ACAAAGGAGGAATGTGAGTATCTAATCGATCTTGCTAAGCCTCACATGCACAAGTCAACAGTTGTTGATAGTGAAACAGGAAAGAGTAAAGATAGCAG GGTACGTACTAGCTCTGGAACGTTTTTGGCAAGAGGACGAGATAAAATTATAAGGAACATTGAGAAAAAAATTGCTGATTTCACCTTTCTACCTGTTG AAAATGGGGAAGGACTTCAAGTTCTCCACTATGAAGTTGGACAGAAATACGAGCCCCACTATGACTACTTTCTTGATGACTACAACACCGTGAATGGTGGTCAACGCATGGCTACAATTCTTATGTACCT ATCAGATGTTGAAGAAGGGGGTGAAACAGTATTCCCTGCAGCCAAAGGGAATTTTAGCTCGGTTCCTTGGTGGAACGAGCTATCTGAATGTGGAAAGAAGGGACTTTCTGTTAAACCTAAGATGGGTGATGCATTGCTATTCTGGAGCATGAAGCCTGATGCAAGCTTAGATCCATCAAGTTTGCATG GTGGATGCCCTGTGATTAAAGGGAATAAGTGGTCATCTACTAAATGGGTGCGCGTCAATGAATACAAAGTTTGA